DNA from Halomonas sp. GFAJ-1:
CTGCGCGCTCGGGGTGGCCAAGCGTTAGTGGAGATGGGGTGCGACATTCTGCTCAGTGACGATGGCCTGCAGCATTTGGCGCTAGGCCGAGATATTGAGCTTGTCGTTGTGGATGGCGCTCGGGGTCTTGGGAATGGACGCTGTCTTCCGGCAGGGCCTCTTCGGGAAGCCCCGAGCCGGTTAGCCCATGTAGATGCAGTGATTGTTAATGGCGCGTTAGTTAAACCGCTGCCGATATCCCCAACCCCTATGCAGTTGGCCCCCCAGCGCTGGCGACGCTTGAGTGACGGTCAGCACCGCGAGCTGGCACCGCTCCCTTTTAGCCTGCCAGTGCATGCCGTCGCGGGAATTGGTCATCCAGAACGATTTTTCAATACCCTGCATAGCTTGGGTGTAGAAGGGGAGATGCATCCGTTAGCGGACCATCAGCAATTTAATTCAGAGGCGCTACAGTTTGGTGATCAGCGCCCTGTGGTGATGACCGCTAAAGATGCGGTGAAATGCAAAGATATAGCGCCACCCGATAGCTGGGTGTTAGAGGTGGAAGCGGTACTTCCGCCATCGTTTGAACACTGGCTGGCAGCGAAGCTGTCAGCGCTTATTGAAAGGGGATGCACCAATGGATAAAGAACTACTGGCAATGCTAGTTTGCCCGTTGTGTAACGGCAAGCTTAAGTATGACCGTGAAGCTCAAGAGCTGTGCTGCTATTACGATGGCCTTGCCTATCCCATTAGCGAGGGGATCCCGGTGATGCTGCCCGAGGAGGCACGGGTGATGGATGCCGATGAAAAACTGCATACGTCTCCAGGTCGAACAGGGGAAGCCTAATGTCAGCCGCTGAACCAGGTTTCATTGCTGTTGTGCCCGCCCGATATGGCTCCACTCGCTTGCCTGGTAAGCCGCTACTGGATATCGCCGGTGAACCCATGGTCGCCCATGTTTGGCGACGCGCCTGCCAAAGCCAGGCTAGCCGCGTGGTAGTTGCTACCGATGATGCGCGTATTCGGGATGCCATGCTGCCTTATGGCGCAGAGGTAGTGATGACCCGGGCTGACCACCCGTCAGGCACAGATCGTCTGGCAGAAGTTGCCGAGCAGTTAGCCCTCGGTGAAGAGGAACTGGTGGTGAATGTTCAGGGCGATGAGCCGCTGATTCCTCCTATGCTAATCAACCAAGTGGCGCAACGTTTAGCTGATGACCCTGAAGCAGCCATCGCGACGCTTGCTGAGTCGATTAGCGATGTAGAAACTCTGTTTAACCCCAATGTTGTGAAAGTGGTTCGCTCGCTAGCTGGGCGGGCACTCTATTTTTCCCGCGCTCCTATTCCGTGGGATCGTGAGCACTTTCAAGCGCAGCCTGCGCTGCTTGCCACCGATGCCTGGCTGCGTCATATCGGGATTTATGCTTACCGTGTGGGGTTCTTATCCGCCTACCGTGAACTTTCTCCCTCTGGCTTGGAGCAGCTTGAACAGTTAGAGCAGCTGCGGGCATTGCAGCATGGCTATGCTATCCAAGTAGCGCTAGCCAGCACGGTGAAC
Protein-coding regions in this window:
- a CDS encoding 3-deoxy-manno-octulosonate cytidylyltransferase (CMP-2-keto-3-deoxyoctulosonic acid synthetase; catalyzes the formation of CMP-3-deoxy-D-manno-octulosonate from CTP and 3-deoxy-D-manno-octulosonate which is incorporated into LPS); translated protein: MSAAEPGFIAVVPARYGSTRLPGKPLLDIAGEPMVAHVWRRACQSQASRVVVATDDARIRDAMLPYGAEVVMTRADHPSGTDRLAEVAEQLALGEEELVVNVQGDEPLIPPMLINQVAQRLADDPEAAIATLAESISDVETLFNPNVVKVVRSLAGRALYFSRAPIPWDREHFQAQPALLATDAWLRHIGIYAYRVGFLSAYRELSPSGLEQLEQLEQLRALQHGYAIQVALASTVNPPGVDTAEDLDRVRAILAQPSEGEL
- a CDS encoding tetraacyldisaccharide 4'-kinase, with the protein product MSLEQRWLKAAYGASPWLTPLYPLGGLYRYLMARREASYRDGKKPVWHAPVPVIVVGNITLGGTGKSPLVSWLARWLVNRGWSPGIVTRGYGGKAEAYPLFVTPETAPSQSGDEPLMLAQQTGLPVVADPLRARGGQALVEMGCDILLSDDGLQHLALGRDIELVVVDGARGLGNGRCLPAGPLREAPSRLAHVDAVIVNGALVKPLPISPTPMQLAPQRWRRLSDGQHRELAPLPFSLPVHAVAGIGHPERFFNTLHSLGVEGEMHPLADHQQFNSEALQFGDQRPVVMTAKDAVKCKDIAPPDSWVLEVEAVLPPSFEHWLAAKLSALIERGCTNG